One genomic segment of Clostridium saccharoperbutylacetonicum N1-4(HMT) includes these proteins:
- a CDS encoding demethylmenaquinone methyltransferase, translated as MPVGNRIFLKRELPDKELVKAFSEIPAANVADAMGRLCALHSDIKLMSSPTKSMCGVALTVKARPGDNLALHKALNMAEEGDVIVFSNEGDRSQSIMGEIMYKYLSDFKKIEGIVIDGPIRDIDTISKYTMPIYATGTTPGGPYKEGPGEVNVTIACGRIAVNPGDIILGDADGVIVIPKNDAAQILEKAKTIAAGDAAKVAASASGTVNRQWVDKLLEEKGFEIIDEVYRA; from the coding sequence ATGCCAGTAGGAAATAGAATATTTTTAAAGAGAGAACTTCCAGATAAAGAATTAGTGAAAGCATTTAGTGAAATTCCAGCAGCTAATGTTGCAGATGCTATGGGGCGTTTATGTGCACTTCACTCAGATATAAAATTAATGTCAAGTCCAACAAAGAGCATGTGTGGAGTAGCTTTAACTGTAAAAGCTCGTCCTGGTGATAACCTTGCATTACATAAAGCACTTAATATGGCCGAAGAAGGAGATGTAATTGTATTCTCAAATGAAGGGGATAGAAGCCAGTCAATAATGGGCGAAATTATGTATAAATATCTTTCAGATTTTAAAAAGATTGAAGGAATAGTAATAGACGGACCTATACGTGATATTGATACAATATCAAAATATACAATGCCAATTTACGCAACAGGGACAACTCCTGGTGGCCCTTACAAAGAAGGTCCTGGTGAAGTAAATGTGACAATAGCATGTGGGCGTATAGCTGTTAATCCAGGAGATATAATCCTTGGGGATGCTGATGGAGTGATAGTAATTCCTAAAAATGATGCAGCGCAAATATTAGAGAAAGCGAAAACTATTGCAGCAGGGGATGCAGCAAAGGTTGCAGCTTCAGCATCAGGAACAGTTAATAGGCAATGGGTAGATAAGCTACTTGAAGAAAAAGGGTTTGAAATTATAGATGAGGTATATAGAGCTTAA
- a CDS encoding hydroxyacid dehydrogenase yields MGYKILLPQEIMEEGREYLESKGHELITGSGMETEDIIRDIKGIDAMIVRLSKITREVFETADKLKVIVRHGAGFDTVDLQAAKDHGVQVLYCPTANSMSVAEVTMMYMLYCSRNYTVVRRDFIEDYYKAKLKTTKSELDGKTVGIIGCGNIGSIVAKKCMHGFNMKVLAYDPYKKRADFPEGVEVVRDIERIYKESDFVSLHCPTTKITKGFVGKKQFEMMKPTAFLINAARGAIVNEVELYEACKDKVIAGAGLDVLQQEPVDPKNPILYLENVVVSPHIGAATKEATDRASLHSAIGIHEVYEGKQPTWPVKAIDWDTAETFED; encoded by the coding sequence ATGGGATACAAAATTTTATTACCACAAGAAATTATGGAAGAAGGCAGAGAATATCTAGAAAGCAAAGGCCATGAACTTATTACAGGAAGTGGAATGGAAACAGAAGATATAATTAGAGATATTAAAGGTATAGATGCTATGATAGTTCGTCTTTCTAAGATTACTAGAGAAGTATTTGAGACAGCTGATAAACTAAAAGTTATTGTGAGACATGGAGCAGGTTTTGATACTGTTGATTTACAAGCAGCAAAGGATCATGGTGTACAAGTTCTTTATTGCCCAACAGCCAATAGTATGTCTGTTGCAGAAGTAACAATGATGTATATGCTTTATTGTTCAAGAAACTACACAGTGGTTAGAAGAGACTTTATTGAGGATTACTATAAAGCTAAACTAAAAACAACTAAGAGCGAACTTGATGGAAAGACTGTTGGTATTATTGGATGTGGTAATATCGGTTCAATTGTAGCTAAGAAATGTATGCATGGTTTTAATATGAAAGTTCTTGCATATGATCCATATAAGAAGAGAGCTGATTTCCCTGAAGGTGTAGAAGTAGTAAGAGATATTGAAAGAATTTACAAAGAAAGTGATTTTGTTTCTCTTCATTGTCCAACTACTAAAATTACTAAAGGATTTGTTGGAAAGAAACAATTTGAAATGATGAAACCAACAGCATTCCTTATAAATGCTGCTAGAGGTGCTATTGTAAATGAAGTTGAACTTTATGAAGCATGTAAAGATAAAGTAATTGCTGGTGCAGGATTAGATGTTCTTCAACAAGAACCAGTAGATCCTAAAAATCCTATATTATATTTAGAAAATGTTGTTGTATCACCACACATTGGTGCAGCTACAAAGGAAGCAACTGATAGAGCATCACTTCATTCTGCTATTGGTATTCATGAAGTGTATGAAGGAAAACAACCAACATGGCCTGTTAAAGCAATAGATTGGGATACAGCTGAAACTTTTGAAGATTAA
- a CDS encoding amidohydrolase family protein → MLDLLIINGHVIDPKNNVDEVRPIAIYGGKITKYEEGEEAKHVIDAKGKYVFPGLIDSHAHMFQDGTDIGLYPDTAYIPTGVTSAIDFTAGVSNYNIFRQAVIARSKVRIKSFLQVCSAGLVTTSYHECINPKYFNPEKMDRIFKENKDNILGLKIRQSEELAEGLGIQPLIATIDIANKIGCPVEVHCTNIPVPTSEVLELLRPGDIFQHVYQGVKNTIIDENGKLYDCVLESRKRGIIFDTAEGRKHGDFEVMTKAMEQGFIADMCSTDLVLGSMYRRPIFSLPNLMSRYLCMGISLNEVVKMTTERPAKLMNMENEIGCLSEGAYADVSIFDIMDKQQLYRDWKGSTFLADKLLKPEMTIKDGYIMYCAPDYIYEN, encoded by the coding sequence ATGTTAGATTTATTAATTATAAATGGACATGTGATTGATCCTAAAAATAATGTGGACGAAGTCAGGCCAATTGCTATTTATGGTGGCAAAATAACCAAGTATGAAGAGGGCGAAGAAGCAAAGCATGTAATTGATGCAAAGGGTAAATATGTATTTCCAGGACTTATTGATTCCCACGCTCATATGTTTCAGGATGGAACAGATATAGGTCTTTATCCAGATACAGCATATATACCAACAGGTGTTACAAGTGCGATAGATTTTACAGCGGGTGTTTCAAATTACAATATATTTAGGCAGGCTGTTATTGCTCGTAGTAAAGTCAGAATAAAAAGCTTTTTACAAGTTTGTTCTGCTGGACTTGTTACTACAAGTTATCATGAATGCATTAATCCAAAATATTTTAATCCTGAAAAGATGGATAGGATATTTAAAGAAAATAAGGATAACATTTTAGGATTGAAAATTAGACAAAGCGAGGAATTAGCAGAAGGACTCGGAATTCAACCATTAATTGCAACTATTGATATTGCAAATAAAATTGGATGTCCAGTTGAAGTACATTGTACAAATATTCCAGTTCCAACTTCAGAAGTATTAGAATTACTTAGACCAGGAGATATATTTCAACATGTTTATCAGGGAGTAAAAAATACAATCATAGATGAAAATGGAAAACTATATGATTGTGTACTAGAATCTCGAAAAAGAGGAATCATATTTGATACTGCTGAAGGTAGAAAACATGGTGATTTTGAAGTAATGACAAAGGCTATGGAACAAGGGTTTATAGCAGATATGTGCAGTACAGATCTAGTTTTGGGCAGCATGTATAGAAGACCTATATTTTCACTTCCCAATTTAATGTCTAGATATTTATGTATGGGAATTAGTTTAAATGAAGTGGTTAAGATGACAACGGAAAGACCAGCAAAACTTATGAATATGGAGAATGAAATTGGTTGTCTATCAGAAGGCGCATATGCAGATGTTTCAATTTTTGACATTATGGATAAACAACAATTATATAGAGACTGGAAAGGCTCAACTTTCTTAGCTGATAAATTGCTTAAACCAGAAATGACTATTAAAGATGGTTATATCATGTACTGTGCACCAGATTATATTTATGAAAATTAA
- a CDS encoding DASS family sodium-coupled anion symporter, which yields MDKKTLLKLCPVILIPLALWVMPVPEGLKPETWHVVALYIALLLGIVIKPFSEPVVTLIIIGIMSMFIDPKITYAGYGTDMAWFILAVCIVCTAFVKTGLGKRIAYNLLTRFGKTSLGLGYMLMIVDLILSPATGSNTSRTSIDYPIFRNIAEGVGSTPEKEPRKLGAYLTMLMYVISMSTAVLFLTGMATNAITASLAQKMLNVNLDWMTWFKAAVVPAGLVLILSPFVVYKVYKPELKDLGDIKPMMKKGLEEMGPMKKEEKILSVLFVLAIIGWMFGPQIPFVSLTMQIVAFVFLALTLLFGILNWNDVIGEKGAWNTFIWYGSFYGVASALASQGFYTWLAKVLEGYLKLSQLNGLVATIILLLISLAVRYFFVSNSAFVASFYPVLFALALTTQAPITVVALLLAFFAGYGSLLTHYGNGARIYTFATGYCTQKDFWRVGTIMVGVALVIFLCIGLPYWKVIGLW from the coding sequence ATGGATAAGAAAACTTTATTAAAGCTATGTCCGGTTATTCTGATACCGTTAGCACTTTGGGTGATGCCAGTACCAGAGGGGTTAAAGCCAGAAACATGGCATGTTGTGGCATTATATATAGCATTGTTATTAGGTATAGTAATTAAGCCGTTTTCAGAACCAGTTGTTACACTGATTATTATAGGAATTATGTCAATGTTTATTGATCCTAAGATAACCTATGCAGGCTATGGAACAGATATGGCATGGTTTATTTTAGCAGTTTGTATTGTATGTACAGCATTTGTTAAAACAGGTCTCGGGAAAAGAATTGCATATAATTTACTTACTAGGTTTGGAAAAACTTCATTAGGATTAGGATATATGTTAATGATAGTAGATTTAATATTAAGTCCTGCTACTGGTTCAAATACGTCTCGTACATCAATTGATTACCCAATTTTTAGAAATATTGCAGAGGGGGTAGGATCAACACCTGAAAAAGAGCCACGTAAGCTTGGTGCATATTTAACAATGCTAATGTATGTAATATCTATGTCAACAGCAGTGCTTTTTTTAACAGGTATGGCAACAAATGCGATTACAGCTTCTCTTGCACAAAAAATGCTTAATGTTAATTTGGACTGGATGACATGGTTTAAGGCAGCTGTTGTTCCAGCAGGATTGGTTTTGATACTTAGCCCTTTCGTAGTATATAAGGTTTATAAACCAGAATTAAAGGATCTCGGTGATATAAAACCAATGATGAAAAAGGGTCTTGAAGAGATGGGGCCAATGAAAAAAGAAGAAAAAATACTATCTGTTTTATTTGTATTAGCTATTATTGGATGGATGTTTGGACCACAAATACCGTTTGTAAGTTTAACAATGCAGATTGTAGCATTTGTATTTTTAGCACTTACCTTATTGTTTGGGATTCTTAATTGGAATGATGTTATTGGAGAAAAAGGTGCATGGAATACGTTTATTTGGTATGGTTCATTTTATGGAGTTGCATCAGCATTAGCATCACAAGGATTTTATACTTGGCTTGCAAAAGTGCTGGAAGGATATTTGAAGCTGTCACAGCTAAATGGATTAGTGGCTACGATTATTTTACTTTTAATCAGTTTAGCAGTTAGATATTTCTTTGTGTCAAATAGTGCCTTTGTTGCATCTTTCTATCCTGTGCTATTTGCATTAGCTTTAACTACACAAGCACCAATTACGGTAGTAGCATTATTACTTGCTTTCTTTGCTGGTTATGGTTCACTGTTAACACATTATGGAAATGGGGCAAGAATTTATACATTCGCAACAGGATATTGCACTCAAAAAGATTTTTGGAGAGTAGGAACAATAATGGTTGGTGTAGCATTAGTTATATTCTTATGCATAGGCTTACCTTATTGGAAAGTAATTGGACTTTGGTAA
- a CDS encoding sigma 54-interacting transcriptional regulator, whose product MNKDIIIMSSSTSFTKKFNKLLKKKKLSYPIIESTGNRTIEIANQFVTEGAKIIITRGKNLSLLRQNINTILIDVRYTYEDIYFSLKEAKNYSNKIAYIGFDLAYDVAAKFKAISKEDFLLIQPDSVSHVDEVVKKYSDNGIEVFIGGITVANSAKKYGVKSIMIDVDEISLDIALNEAISLLNFELERRKNYETITQILNSTTEGIIGIDQYSRIRYINDRAKKFITDENNNVLVDEIVNLPVVKNTIKHGTAKYNELLKIGNTSLILNSRPLKIDNNIFGAVASIQKSDYVQSAEKEIRKNLNTKGHIAKKNFNDIIGKSKILTKAIDKAKKFAKSDSTILITGPSGAGKEIFAQSIHNYSNRHNEPFVAINCAALPKSVLESELFGYVKGAFTGARPEGKTGIFELAHNGTVFLDEIGETSQDIQVKLLRVIQEKEVIRIGDDKVIPVNVRIISATNKNLLERIEKNEFREDLYYRLCVLELRLPSLDQRKDDIPLLIKHFISNNAPGTKITNEALQLLGSFPYAGNIRHLQNTVERLIVMCENNIIDENLIYEVLDLNPNDLEKKFIQEFSEDQNNTISEIGKIENQLIKDALKKYNGNKTKVARELGMSYTTLWRRLKNM is encoded by the coding sequence ATGAACAAGGATATTATTATTATGTCTTCATCTACAAGCTTTACTAAAAAATTTAATAAACTATTAAAAAAGAAGAAGCTAAGTTATCCCATTATTGAATCTACCGGAAATAGGACTATAGAAATAGCAAATCAATTTGTTACTGAAGGTGCTAAAATAATTATTACTCGAGGTAAGAACCTATCTCTTTTGCGTCAAAATATAAATACTATTTTAATAGATGTCCGTTATACCTACGAAGACATATATTTTTCATTAAAAGAGGCAAAAAATTACTCAAATAAAATAGCCTATATAGGCTTTGACTTAGCTTATGATGTAGCAGCAAAATTTAAAGCTATTTCAAAAGAGGATTTTTTACTTATACAGCCCGACTCAGTATCTCATGTTGATGAAGTTGTTAAAAAATATTCAGATAACGGTATTGAGGTATTTATTGGAGGTATTACTGTAGCAAATTCTGCTAAAAAATACGGAGTTAAAAGCATAATGATAGATGTCGATGAAATTTCTCTTGATATAGCTTTGAATGAAGCTATATCTTTGCTTAACTTTGAACTAGAACGAAGAAAAAATTATGAAACAATTACCCAAATTTTGAATTCCACAACTGAAGGTATTATTGGAATTGATCAATATTCTCGAATTAGATATATAAATGACAGAGCTAAAAAATTCATAACTGATGAAAATAACAATGTTTTAGTAGATGAAATAGTTAACCTGCCAGTAGTTAAGAATACAATAAAACACGGCACTGCTAAATACAATGAATTACTTAAAATAGGGAATACTTCATTGATACTAAACAGTCGTCCATTAAAAATAGATAACAATATTTTTGGAGCAGTTGCAAGCATACAAAAATCAGATTATGTTCAAAGTGCTGAGAAAGAGATACGTAAAAATTTAAATACAAAAGGTCATATTGCCAAAAAAAATTTTAACGATATAATAGGTAAAAGTAAAATTCTAACAAAAGCAATAGACAAAGCAAAAAAATTTGCAAAATCCGATAGTACTATTTTAATAACTGGTCCTTCTGGAGCTGGAAAAGAAATTTTTGCTCAAAGTATACATAACTATAGTAATAGACATAACGAACCCTTTGTTGCTATAAACTGTGCAGCTCTTCCTAAAAGTGTATTAGAAAGTGAACTCTTTGGTTATGTCAAAGGAGCATTTACTGGAGCAAGACCTGAAGGAAAAACCGGAATATTTGAATTGGCACACAATGGTACTGTTTTTTTAGACGAGATTGGAGAAACTTCACAGGATATACAAGTAAAACTACTAAGAGTTATTCAAGAAAAGGAAGTTATCAGAATAGGTGATGACAAGGTTATACCTGTTAATGTAAGAATAATTAGTGCTACTAATAAAAACCTGTTAGAAAGAATTGAAAAAAATGAATTTAGAGAGGATTTATATTACCGTTTATGTGTTCTAGAATTAAGGCTTCCTTCATTAGATCAACGAAAAGATGACATTCCACTGTTAATTAAACATTTTATTTCTAACAATGCTCCAGGCACTAAAATCACCAATGAGGCCCTTCAACTTCTTGGTAGTTTCCCTTATGCTGGAAATATACGACACCTTCAGAATACTGTAGAAAGACTTATTGTAATGTGTGAAAACAATATTATTGACGAAAACTTAATTTATGAGGTTTTAGATTTAAATCCTAACGATTTAGAAAAAAAATTTATACAAGAATTCTCTGAAGATCAGAATAATACTATTTCAGAAATTGGAAAAATAGAAAATCAACTTATAAAAGATGCTTTAAAAAAATATAATGGCAATAAAACCAAGGTGGCAAGAGAACTTGGAATGAGCTACACAACCCTATGGCGCAGACTTAAGAATATGTAG
- a CDS encoding AAA family ATPase has translation MTPKVIFLVGAAGSGKSTVGKLISSHLKFSYLDKDVICNRFTGKLLETQGISPNERDGCEFYQTEVMPLEYETLLEIAADNVRNGISVILDAPFLGYFSDEKYIQKLKEKYSWEDSTPLVLEVTVNSEVLLKRIKNRNIKRDDWKIANWDTFLESLKSRKCLWSNVEIKQFDNSEEEIDEDKLFEIISINSR, from the coding sequence ATGACGCCTAAGGTTATATTTTTGGTTGGAGCAGCAGGCTCTGGAAAATCAACAGTTGGAAAATTAATCTCATCACATTTAAAATTCAGTTATTTGGATAAAGATGTTATTTGTAATAGATTTACTGGAAAACTATTAGAAACTCAAGGGATTTCACCTAATGAAAGAGATGGTTGTGAATTTTACCAAACGGAAGTTATGCCTTTAGAATATGAAACATTACTTGAAATTGCTGCTGACAATGTAAGAAATGGTATCTCGGTGATATTAGATGCACCATTTTTAGGATATTTTTCAGATGAGAAATATATACAAAAACTCAAAGAAAAGTATAGTTGGGAAGATTCTACACCATTAGTTTTAGAAGTAACTGTTAATTCAGAAGTTTTACTTAAAAGAATTAAAAACCGTAATATTAAAAGAGACGATTGGAAAATTGCAAATTGGGATACATTTTTAGAAAGTCTTAAATCTAGGAAATGCTTATGGAGTAATGTGGAAATTAAACAGTTTGATAATAGTGAAGAAGAAATTGATGAGGATAAATTGTTTGAGATAATATCAATAAATAGCAGATAA
- a CDS encoding MFS transporter, whose amino-acid sequence MNQIENSQNIAEAKEVNVPKKLNKLRWTFVILLLIGAIVNYLDRANLSVANTTIASEFGLSSTQMGLLLSAFLWPYAIANLPSGWLVDKFGPKKMFSWASGLWSTATILCSFATSYSIFYMARVFLGIAESPFFTAGLKVNQRWFSDEERGVPVSVINTGSQIANALAPPLLTLLMLTLGWKGMFVLIGVLGYVVLIVWAKLYRDPTSEETLTIKGALELAAEDKRAKSSEKQASWGELFKFKNTWFMIIGNFGIMFTIWVYLTWLPAYLVKARGFSLKEMGAVASLPYICGIVGVLLGGFISDRLIKKGVQNITARKVPIVGGAILAAASVAPLPFISSTVVSIVLLSLGYFASQLPSGVIWTLASDVAPSNQVASLGAIQNFGGFLGAALAPIVAGYIIDTTGNFNYVFLVGAGLLILGAISYGVFLKKAK is encoded by the coding sequence ATGAATCAAATAGAAAATTCACAAAACATTGCTGAGGCAAAAGAAGTAAACGTTCCTAAAAAGCTTAATAAATTACGCTGGACTTTTGTTATTTTACTACTTATAGGTGCAATTGTCAATTATCTTGATAGAGCAAATCTAAGTGTTGCCAATACCACAATTGCATCAGAATTTGGATTATCTTCTACTCAAATGGGTCTGTTACTTTCTGCATTTTTATGGCCATATGCTATAGCCAATTTACCATCTGGCTGGCTAGTGGATAAATTTGGACCTAAGAAGATGTTTTCTTGGGCTTCTGGGTTGTGGTCAACAGCAACTATTCTATGTTCATTCGCAACTTCATATTCTATCTTTTACATGGCGCGTGTATTTTTAGGAATAGCTGAATCACCATTTTTTACTGCTGGATTAAAAGTAAATCAAAGATGGTTTTCTGATGAAGAAAGAGGAGTACCAGTTTCAGTAATTAATACAGGTTCACAAATTGCTAATGCACTAGCACCACCACTTTTAACTTTATTAATGCTTACTTTAGGATGGAAAGGTATGTTTGTTTTAATAGGTGTATTGGGCTATGTAGTATTAATAGTATGGGCAAAATTATACAGAGATCCTACATCAGAAGAAACACTTACAATTAAAGGTGCACTAGAATTAGCGGCAGAGGACAAAAGGGCAAAGTCTTCTGAAAAACAAGCTTCTTGGGGGGAATTATTCAAATTCAAAAATACATGGTTTATGATTATAGGAAACTTTGGAATAATGTTTACAATATGGGTTTACTTGACTTGGTTACCAGCATATTTGGTAAAAGCTCGTGGATTTAGCTTAAAAGAAATGGGGGCTGTTGCTTCATTACCATATATATGTGGTATAGTTGGGGTACTTTTAGGCGGATTCATATCAGATCGTTTAATAAAAAAAGGTGTACAAAATATAACTGCACGTAAAGTTCCGATTGTAGGTGGTGCAATTCTAGCAGCAGCATCAGTAGCACCACTACCATTTATTAGCAGCACAGTTGTAAGCATTGTATTATTATCCCTTGGTTATTTCGCATCTCAATTACCTTCAGGTGTTATTTGGACACTTGCTTCAGATGTTGCACCTAGTAATCAAGTTGCCTCTTTAGGAGCTATTCAAAATTTTGGAGGATTTTTAGGAGCAGCATTAGCACCAATAGTTGCAGGTTATATTATAGATACAACCGGAAATTTCAATTATGTATTTTTAGTAGGCGCTGGATTACTAATACTTGGAGCTATTTCATATGGGGTATTTTTAAAGAAAGCAAAATAA
- a CDS encoding bifunctional 4-hydroxy-2-oxoglutarate aldolase/2-dehydro-3-deoxy-phosphogluconate aldolase: MWKKLENLKKIDETGIVLIIRLDDEQEVIKVADAAIEGGIKVLEIPMAVPNALGVIKELSKKYKDEGIVIGAGTVCEAETARAAILAGASLLVSPQLNTEMIKMANSYQVITASGAYTPTEFFATMEAGADIIKLFPTDYVGPAYVKSIKAPLEQAPIMPSGGVTPENVKEWFEAGVACVAVGSFITKAAQKDGNYTKVTEAAKQFLQIVKECR; the protein is encoded by the coding sequence ATGTGGAAAAAATTAGAGAATTTAAAAAAAATAGATGAAACAGGAATAGTTTTAATTATACGTTTAGATGATGAACAAGAAGTAATTAAAGTAGCTGATGCTGCTATAGAAGGCGGAATTAAGGTACTAGAAATACCGATGGCTGTGCCCAATGCATTAGGTGTTATTAAGGAATTATCAAAAAAATATAAAGATGAAGGTATTGTAATAGGAGCTGGAACTGTATGCGAAGCTGAAACTGCACGTGCAGCAATTTTAGCAGGTGCAAGTTTGTTAGTAAGTCCACAACTAAATACTGAGATGATTAAAATGGCAAATTCTTATCAAGTTATTACAGCAAGTGGGGCATATACACCAACAGAATTTTTTGCAACAATGGAAGCTGGTGCCGATATTATAAAATTATTCCCAACTGATTATGTAGGTCCAGCGTATGTAAAATCCATTAAAGCTCCATTGGAACAAGCACCAATTATGCCTTCAGGCGGAGTTACCCCTGAAAATGTTAAAGAATGGTTTGAAGCAGGAGTAGCTTGCGTTGCAGTTGGTAGTTTTATTACTAAGGCTGCGCAAAAAGATGGTAATTATACAAAAGTAACTGAGGCAGCTAAACAATTTCTTCAAATAGTTAAGGAGTGCCGCTAA
- a CDS encoding IclR family transcriptional regulator gives MAISKENKSAARVVDLLILMARSNNHLTLNEICQAHSWPKSSTFELIQTLINKGLIEMKDERLKTYGLSLLAFEIGSAYISSLGVTDQARPYIQELNKQTGSTVFLGIEDNGEIVYLDKAENHSFMRPTAKLGSRRYIYTTGLGKALLAAYPDEKISNILSKKELLRKTEFSKTTIEEVLEDMREIRMRGYSIDNREDNKEMYCIGAAIYDQWSNPVASISVTSLYNTMTEDRKIVVSKAVVDTAMQISRKLGYTGSKLYMID, from the coding sequence ATGGCTATTTCAAAAGAAAATAAATCAGCTGCAAGAGTTGTGGATTTACTAATACTAATGGCTCGCAGCAACAATCATTTGACATTAAATGAGATATGTCAAGCTCATTCGTGGCCTAAAAGCAGTACATTTGAGTTAATTCAAACTCTTATAAATAAGGGATTAATTGAAATGAAAGATGAGCGACTAAAAACTTACGGATTAAGTTTGCTTGCATTTGAAATAGGTAGTGCCTATATATCTAGTCTAGGTGTTACTGATCAGGCAAGACCGTATATTCAAGAACTTAATAAACAAACAGGAAGTACAGTATTTTTAGGAATAGAAGATAATGGAGAAATTGTTTATCTTGATAAGGCTGAAAATCATTCATTTATGAGGCCGACTGCTAAACTTGGATCAAGAAGATATATATATACGACTGGTTTAGGGAAGGCACTACTAGCTGCTTATCCAGATGAAAAAATTAGTAACATACTTAGCAAAAAAGAGTTGCTCAGAAAAACTGAATTTTCTAAAACTACTATTGAAGAAGTATTAGAGGATATGCGAGAAATTAGAATGCGTGGATATTCTATTGATAACCGTGAAGATAACAAAGAAATGTACTGTATTGGTGCTGCAATTTATGATCAGTGGAGTAATCCAGTTGCGTCAATTAGTGTTACCAGTTTATATAACACGATGACTGAAGATAGAAAAATAGTTGTTTCAAAGGCAGTTGTAGATACTGCAATGCAAATTTCAAGAAAACTTGGATATACAGGTAGTAAGTTATATATGATTGATTAG
- a CDS encoding ABC transporter permease subunit, with translation MNRSEKALIYKDINEITSSKRVILPMTIVPIILIIIMPIALFIGVSFIGNDSSMITKMAPLIKKLPSEYGSYSQAQLLIKVMINFMFPSYFLIIPIMCSGVIGASSFVGEKEHKTLESLLYTPISMEQLLRAKILGVLIPSYIITLISFAVFGVICNIGGFMYFGGLIFPDVEWLIIIFWISPAINLLSLVFTVRVSAKSETFQEAQQVSGLLVLPVIIVLIGQMTGVLLLSNLVMFIAGGVLLILDYISIKRISSKFINEKLI, from the coding sequence ATGAATAGAAGTGAAAAAGCATTGATATATAAAGATATAAATGAAATAACAAGTTCCAAACGTGTTATTTTACCTATGACTATAGTACCAATAATTTTAATTATAATTATGCCAATTGCGCTTTTTATAGGTGTAAGTTTTATTGGAAATGATTCAAGTATGATTACAAAGATGGCACCTCTTATAAAAAAATTGCCTTCTGAATATGGATCATATTCTCAAGCTCAACTTTTAATAAAAGTAATGATAAATTTTATGTTTCCATCATATTTTCTTATAATTCCTATAATGTGTTCAGGAGTAATTGGAGCCAGCAGTTTTGTAGGAGAAAAGGAGCATAAAACTCTAGAATCTCTTCTTTACACTCCAATATCCATGGAACAATTACTTAGAGCTAAGATTTTAGGCGTGCTTATACCATCTTATATCATAACTTTGATTTCATTCGCAGTCTTTGGAGTTATATGTAATATAGGTGGCTTTATGTATTTTGGAGGACTCATTTTTCCAGATGTAGAATGGCTTATAATTATATTTTGGATTTCACCTGCAATCAATTTATTATCCTTAGTATTTACTGTGAGGGTATCAGCAAAGTCAGAAACTTTCCAAGAGGCACAGCAGGTAAGCGGTCTTCTTGTACTTCCAGTGATTATTGTATTAATAGGTCAAATGACAGGTGTGCTTTTGCTCAGTAATCTTGTAATGTTTATAGCTGGTGGTGTTCTCTTGATACTTGATTATATATCAATAAAGAGAATTTCATCTAAATTTATTAATGAGAAGTTGATTTAG